Proteins from a single region of Oncorhynchus kisutch isolate 150728-3 unplaced genomic scaffold, Okis_V2 Okis01b-Okis20b_hom, whole genome shotgun sequence:
- the LOC109884036 gene encoding uromodulin has protein sequence MPERCVEKYMCGTAAPMWLTEPHPQLLDGVVQRGVCGHWFSECCHFRENPIHVKACYGNYYVYQFVPTTICNLAYCADVNTKVCSTCGVFDACVSDDKINWRCERKALELVCGRNFIQVGLQMVHLEAGRLDASSGHLADPSCSAHQEANGTVWYQVERREGRCGNTLETNSTHAVYSNSLFVYPLNSRNVSLSQPLSIPFSCAYPLETESSLDVAIKPYLLTEGGASGLGAKAESFMSLYRNGQLHRGVPTWRSPPASGLCLARGRVRRRDIRPVGGGAGELLRDSHPQF, from the exons ATGCCAGAGAGGTGTGTGGAGAAGTACATGTGTGGAACCGCTGCGCCCATGTGGCTCACAGAACCTCATCCCCAGCTGTTAGACGGGGTGGTTCAGAGGGGTGTCTGTGGACACTGGTTCTCAGAATGCTGCCATTTTAGAGAAAATCCCATCCATGTTAAAGCCTGCTATGGAAACTACTATGTCTACCAGTTTGTCCCTACAACAATATGCAACTTGGCCTACTGTGCAG ATGTCAACACCAAGGTGTGTTCTACATGTGGAGTGTTTGACGCCTGTGTGAGTGATGATAAGATCAACTGGAGGTGTGAGAGGAAAG CTCTGGAGCTGGTCTGTGGGCGGAACTTCATACAGGTGGGTCTTCAGATGGTTCACCTGGAGGCCGGACGTCTGGATGCTTCCTCTGGTCACCTGGCCGACCCCAGTTGCTCCGCCCACCAGGAGGCTAACGGCACGGTGTGGTACCAGGTGGAGCGAAGGGAGGGACGCTGTGGAAACACTCTGGAG ACCAACAGCACCCATGCTGTCTACTCCAACAGCCTATTTGTTTACCCATTAAATTCAAGAaacgtctctctctcccaacccctGAGCATTCCATTCTCCTGTGCCTATCCCCTGGAGACAGAGAGCAGCCTGGATGTGGCCATCAAACCCTACCTGCT GACGGAGGGTGGAGCTTCAGGTTTAGGTGCCAAGGCCGAATCCTTCATGTCTCTGTATCGAAACGGCCAACTTCACAGAGGCGTACCCACCTGGAGAAGTCCTCCTGCCAGTGGGCTCTGCCTTGCACGTGGGCGTGTCCGTAGACGAGACATACGACCAGTTGGTGGTGGTGCTGGAGAATTGCTACGCGACTCACACCCCCAATTTTGA
- the LOC116359027 gene encoding pancreatic secretory granule membrane major glycoprotein GP2-like, producing the protein MRMILVALLVPLLVLSSAGRTSGTIVTSCDACHEQAVCRTSPMAGDITCTCKKGFSGDGLICLPGHTATDHHAPRRVRRSNTNLAHVRFSCGFNECADGEDCITVAGIQQCSNPCKIYTVLNDAWRSTNNHVGNKHCDRNVHWDGYYRMFIGNQSVSMPDKCVDSFKCGTQAPLWLAFPPPQQVDEIVQSAVCASFNGDCCWVQSQPIHVKACPGNYFVYKFVMPPGCYFAYCAYVSALTTTPKPVTSTEIPVENNRTTTTTQSQVSTTTPKAMCGTCREGETCVSTDGVSWRCERPDQPVLLHPEVVCGRNLVQVGLNRTNLEAAGLDATTANLADPRCNAHEERGGMVWYQVERKEGACGNTLETNGTDAIFSNSLFIYHVHDVSFSRPVSVPFSCAYPLESETSLDVAIKPYLSLKGSKVGMGSRVGSNMTLYHSDDFTKAYPAGGVTLPVGSVLHVGVSVEESETERFVVVLEDCYATQSPDPKDIMRYYIIQKKCPTEFRQVRVEESGSSLRARFSALLFLYQGDYRDVFLHCRLSLCDQRSSSCTPVCAKRKYRSVTPSVPLEPVTIGPITWSQNED; encoded by the exons ATGAGGATGATCCTGGTGGCTCTGCTGGTGCCTCTACTGGTTCTGTCCAGCGCTGGACGTACCTCAG GTACGATTGTCACCAGCTGCGATGCGTGTCACGAACAAGCCGTCTGCCGCACCTCCCCCATGGCAGGTGACATCACATGCACCTGTAAGAAGGGCTTCTCCGGAGACGGCCTCATCTGTTTACCTGGCCACACCGCCACCGACCACCATGCCCCTCGTCGTGTCCGTCGCTCCAACACCAACCTTGCCCATGTCCGGTTCAGCTGCGGCTTCAACGAGTGCGCCGACGGGGAGGACTGCATCACGGTCGCCGGCATCCAGCAGTGCTCCAACCCCTGTAAGATCTACACGGTCCTGAACGATGCCTGGCGTTCCACCAACAACCACGTGGGCAACAAGCACTGTGACCGCAACGTCCACTGGGACGGCTATTACCGCATGTTCATCGGCAACCAGAGCGTGTCCATGCCGGACAAGTGTGTGGATTCCTTCAAGTGCGGCACCCAGGCTCCCTTATGGCTGGCGTTTCCTCCCCCCCAGCAGGTGGATGAAATTGTCCAGAGTGCAGTCTGCGCCAGCTTCAATGGGGACTGCTGCTGGGTGCAGTCTCAGCCCATCCACGTCAAGGCATGTCCTGGGAACTACTTTGTGTACAAGTTCGTCATGCCTCCCGGATGCTACTTCGCCTATTGTGCAT ATGTGTCAGCTCTCACCACAACACCAAAACCAGTCACATCTACAGAAATACCAGTAGAGAACAATcgcaccacaacaacaacacagtcacaGGTTTCCACGACTACGCCAAAAGCAATGTGTGGTACCTGCAGAGAGGGGGAGACCTGCGTGAGCACCGATGGGGTCTCTTGGCGGTGTGAGAGGCCAG ATCAGCCTGTTTTGCTGCACCCAGAGGTAGTATGTGGGCGGAACCTGGTACAGGTGGGTCTCAACAGGACTAACCTGGAGGCCGCTGGTCTGGATGCCACCACCGCTAACCTGGCCGACCCCCGGTGTAACGCTCACGAAGAGCGTGGCGGCATGGTATGGTACCAGGTGGAGCGCAAGGAGGGCGCCTGCGGAAACACTCTGGAG ACTAACGGAACGGACGCCATCTTTTCCAACAGTTTATTCATCTACCACGTTCACGACGTGTCCTTCAGCCGACCCGTGAGCGTGCCTTTCTCCTGTGCCTACCCTCTGGAATCAGAGACCAGCCTGGATGTGGCCATCAAACCCTACCTGTC GCTGAAGGGTTCCAAAGTCGGTATGGGCTCCAGAGTGGGCTCCAACATGACTCTGTACCACAGCGACGACTTCACAAAGGCTTACCCAGCGGGTGGAGTCACCTTGCCGGTGGGTTCAGTGCTGCACGTGGGCGTGTCCGTAGAGGAGTCCGAGACGGAGCGTTTCGTGGTCGTTCTGGAGGACTGCTATGCCACGCAATCCCCCGATCCTAAAGACATCATGCGATACTACATCATTCAGAAAAA ATGTCCGACTGAATTCCGTCAGGTGAGGGTGGAGGAGAGCGGCTCGTCTCTCAGGGCTCGCTTCTCTGCTCTGCTGTTCCTGTACCAGGGGGACTACCGGGACGTCTTCCTGCACTGCAGACTCAGCCTGTGTGACCAGAGGAGCTCCTCCTGCACTCCA gTGTGCGCCAAAAGGAAATACCGCTCTGTcaccccctctgtccccctcGAACCCGTCACCATCGGACCAATCACCT GGTCCCAAAATGAAGATTGA